The Peribacillus sp. FSL P2-0133 genome has a segment encoding these proteins:
- a CDS encoding ATP-binding protein — protein MATKSIEEALVKLLQRSDPLQGAKPVGSEEKKPDCPLCKDHQIIIYRVHDKTKWLIDTRTIDGQEVAKLTPESMVLESDYFAGKVCSPNEAKEWHTTYSKRCECVRKKKAERLMRASEITNDFKKIGFKDFLSRGKPKVIFDAYECSLAYFQSFSEIRKDRANSIALLGQPGAGKTHLLTAISNNLIKKLNVAVLYFPYVEGFNDLKDDFDKLEAKLERMKQIEVLFIDDLFKPVKGKPRATDWQVEQLYAVINYRYLNHKPILVSSELVVDEIVDVDEGLGTRIYQMCHDFTVVIKGDRKILNHRLAGI, from the coding sequence ATGGCAACAAAATCGATAGAGGAAGCATTAGTAAAACTACTTCAAAGGAGCGATCCATTACAGGGGGCCAAACCGGTTGGCTCGGAAGAAAAAAAGCCTGACTGTCCTTTGTGTAAGGACCATCAGATTATTATTTATCGTGTTCATGATAAGACTAAATGGCTCATTGACACAAGAACCATAGACGGTCAAGAAGTGGCTAAGCTTACGCCGGAAAGCATGGTCTTAGAATCGGACTATTTTGCTGGGAAAGTTTGCAGTCCTAATGAAGCAAAGGAGTGGCATACAACATATTCAAAGCGGTGTGAATGTGTCCGGAAGAAAAAGGCCGAACGACTTATGCGAGCCAGCGAAATTACGAACGATTTTAAAAAGATTGGGTTTAAAGATTTTCTTAGCAGAGGTAAGCCAAAGGTTATCTTTGATGCTTATGAATGTTCTTTGGCTTACTTTCAGAGTTTCTCAGAAATCCGGAAAGATAGGGCCAATAGTATCGCTCTTCTTGGGCAGCCTGGAGCGGGGAAAACTCATTTGCTCACAGCGATATCTAATAATCTGATTAAGAAGCTAAACGTGGCAGTTTTGTATTTTCCATACGTGGAGGGGTTTAACGATTTAAAAGATGACTTCGATAAATTGGAAGCCAAACTGGAACGTATGAAGCAAATCGAAGTCCTCTTTATTGATGATTTGTTCAAGCCAGTGAAAGGCAAGCCAAGGGCTACAGATTGGCAGGTAGAACAACTATATGCGGTAATTAATTACAGGTATTTAAACCATAAACCAATTCTTGTTTCTTCAGAATTGGTTGTAGATGAAATAGTAGATGTAGATGAGGGACTAGGGACTCGCATTTATCAAATGTGCCATGATTTCACCGTAGTGATCAAGGGAGATAGAAAAATACTTAATCATAGATTGGCAGGGATTTGA
- a CDS encoding XtrA/YqaO family protein produces MGKYINTMTTEVDLMDSNKLYVVKDGKLIFHELPEYGETVVITLGGKVDRLETTEKRKL; encoded by the coding sequence ATGGGTAAATATATCAATACAATGACTACTGAAGTAGATTTGATGGATAGTAATAAATTATATGTTGTTAAGGATGGTAAATTGATTTTTCATGAATTACCGGAATATGGGGAGACTGTTGTAATTACACTTGGTGGAAAAGTAGATCGATTGGAAACTACTGAGAAAAGGAAGTTATGA
- a CDS encoding sce7726 family protein: MNKLRDNDIREVLLDELYSRYSHVNDTKIVNEMGVLHGKSRVDVAVINGILHGYEIKSESDNLLRLPSQINDYNKVFDRMTIVVQRNYLESVRTMVPKWWGIMLVTKNKDKFNLREIRKGRLNDNVDPYSLSHLLWKEEALEILKKRGMQKGYIGKPRRIIYQKICDSITFEELKVTVNQQLKQRQGWRSEKPLILNGDSH; encoded by the coding sequence ATGAATAAATTAAGGGATAATGACATACGAGAAGTATTATTAGATGAATTGTATAGTCGGTATTCCCATGTGAATGATACAAAGATTGTCAATGAAATGGGTGTACTACATGGTAAATCTAGAGTAGATGTTGCTGTAATTAATGGCATTCTCCATGGATATGAGATAAAAAGCGAAAGTGATAATTTACTTAGACTGCCCAGTCAAATTAATGATTATAACAAGGTTTTTGATAGGATGACTATCGTTGTTCAAAGAAATTATTTAGAAAGTGTTCGAACCATGGTCCCAAAATGGTGGGGTATAATGTTAGTCACAAAAAATAAGGATAAGTTTAATTTACGTGAAATTAGGAAAGGAAGGTTAAATGATAATGTAGATCCTTATTCATTAAGTCATTTATTATGGAAAGAGGAAGCTCTGGAGATTTTAAAAAAAAGAGGCATGCAAAAAGGATATATAGGCAAGCCTCGAAGGATTATATATCAAAAAATTTGCGATTCTATTACTTTTGAAGAGTTGAAGGTTACAGTGAACCAACAGTTGAAGCAGCGCCAAGGTTGGAGAAGTGAGAAGCCGTTAATTCTAAATGGTGATTCACATTAA